One Flavobacterium sp. 90 DNA segment encodes these proteins:
- a CDS encoding NmrA family NAD(P)-binding protein: protein MKIIITGSLGNISKPLAKELVQKGHDVSIITSDAGKQKEIETLGAKAAIGSVEDAAFLTQTFTGADAVYCMIPRANYFDPNLDLDAFTRKIGNNYSEAIQNSGVKRVVFLSSIGAHLEKNSGIIQRYNEIENVLNKLLNVGITFMRPTSFYYNLESYIPMIKFQGHIKANYGADEMIPWVSPYDIAEAIANEITTPLDVKKIRYVASEELTGHETARILGEAIGKSDLKWVLSTDQETLDSLITIGMQPKIAAGLVEMYAGLYNGTLGEDYYNNRPSEMGKVKLAEYAKHFAALYNQN, encoded by the coding sequence ATGAAAATTATAATTACAGGTTCTCTAGGGAACATCAGCAAGCCATTAGCGAAGGAATTAGTTCAAAAAGGACACGACGTTTCGATAATAACCAGCGATGCAGGAAAACAAAAAGAAATTGAAACTTTAGGTGCAAAAGCAGCAATTGGATCTGTAGAAGATGCAGCGTTTTTAACGCAGACTTTTACAGGCGCAGATGCCGTTTATTGCATGATTCCGCGCGCCAATTATTTTGATCCTAATCTTGATTTGGACGCTTTTACTCGCAAAATCGGAAATAATTATTCCGAAGCAATCCAGAATTCAGGCGTAAAACGCGTGGTTTTCTTAAGTAGTATTGGAGCTCATTTAGAGAAAAATTCAGGAATAATTCAGCGTTATAATGAAATTGAAAATGTTTTAAATAAACTTTTAAATGTTGGAATTACTTTTATGCGTCCAACTTCTTTCTATTATAATCTGGAAAGTTATATTCCTATGATTAAATTTCAAGGTCATATTAAAGCCAATTATGGTGCTGACGAAATGATTCCATGGGTTTCGCCTTATGATATTGCAGAGGCAATTGCAAACGAAATCACAACTCCGCTTGACGTAAAAAAAATTCGTTATGTTGCAAGCGAAGAATTAACAGGTCATGAAACAGCAAGAATTTTGGGTGAAGCCATTGGAAAATCAGATTTAAAATGGGTTTTATCAACAGATCAGGAAACTTTGGATAGTTTGATAACTATTGGAATGCAGCCAAAAATTGCCGCAGGTTTGGTCGAAATGTACGCCGGACTTTACAATGGTACACTTGGCGAAGATTACTATAATAACAGACCTTCAGAAATGGGAAAAGTAAAACTGGCAGAATATGCAAAACATTTTGCGGCTTTGTATAACCAAAATTAA
- a CDS encoding helix-turn-helix transcriptional regulator — protein sequence MPIIVNLDVMMAKRKMSLNELSEKVDLTLSNLSILKTGKAKAIRFSTLEAICKVLDCQPGDILEFVAH from the coding sequence ATGCCAATAATAGTGAATTTAGATGTGATGATGGCGAAAAGAAAAATGTCATTAAACGAACTTTCTGAAAAAGTCGACTTAACTTTATCAAACCTTTCGATATTAAAAACCGGCAAGGCAAAAGCGATTCGGTTTAGTACGCTTGAAGCTATTTGCAAAGTATTAGATTGCCAACCGGGAGATATTTTAGAATTTGTAGCCCATTAA
- a CDS encoding SRPBCC domain-containing protein — protein sequence MSASDFTTTIKVDQSPQEVFNAITNVRGWWSEEIDGNTAKLNDEFEYHYEDVHRCKVKLIEVIPNQKIVWLIEKNYFKFTEDETEWTNTKPTFEISEKDGKTELRFTHFGLVPQYECFDICRDAWTTYIQKSLKNLITTGTGNPNGKDKPQTENEKKLSAK from the coding sequence ATGAGTGCATCCGATTTTACCACAACTATAAAAGTAGACCAATCTCCTCAGGAAGTTTTTAATGCTATTACCAATGTTCGCGGTTGGTGGTCAGAAGAAATTGACGGAAATACGGCAAAACTTAACGACGAATTTGAGTATCATTATGAAGATGTTCATCGTTGTAAAGTAAAATTAATCGAGGTAATTCCAAATCAGAAAATTGTTTGGCTAATCGAGAAAAACTATTTCAAATTTACAGAAGACGAAACCGAATGGACCAACACAAAACCTACGTTTGAAATTTCGGAAAAAGATGGAAAAACCGAACTTCGTTTCACACATTTTGGTTTGGTTCCGCAATACGAATGTTTTGATATTTGCAGAGATGCCTGGACAACTTATATTCAGAAAAGTCTAAAAAATTTAATTACTACCGGAACCGGAAATCCAAATGGGAAAGACAAACCTCAAACCGAAAATGAGAAGAAACTTTCAGCAAAATAA
- a CDS encoding DUF1801 domain-containing protein: MAKNKTTETENSVEDFISSFVEDETKRKDSFELIKIMQEVTGFEPKMWGPSIIGFGSYHYKYDSGHEGDAPLAAFSPRKAAISLYVYSPSDEKEELLSKLGKHKASKGCLYVKKIADIDVEILKKMILLSIENTKKLYPSN, encoded by the coding sequence ATGGCAAAAAACAAAACAACAGAAACAGAAAATAGTGTCGAAGATTTCATAAGTTCTTTTGTTGAAGATGAAACCAAAAGAAAAGATTCTTTCGAACTTATCAAGATCATGCAGGAAGTCACTGGTTTTGAACCCAAAATGTGGGGACCAAGCATTATTGGTTTCGGAAGCTATCATTACAAATACGACAGCGGTCATGAAGGCGATGCACCATTAGCAGCATTTTCTCCAAGAAAAGCAGCAATTTCACTTTACGTTTATTCGCCTTCTGATGAAAAAGAAGAATTACTTTCGAAATTAGGAAAACATAAAGCTTCAAAAGGATGTCTTTATGTCAAAAAAATAGCAGATATTGACGTCGAAATTCTGAAGAAAATGATTTTACTTTCGATAGAAAATACTAAGAAATTATATCCCTCAAACTAA
- a CDS encoding helix-turn-helix transcriptional regulator — translation MANQQPHRIKSISEFHEFRDLPKPEHPLVSVYNFENLKHLNEAEPKSLMLDFYSIALKRHANATMKYGQQEYDFKEGVLLFIAPGQVFSIEGNAELQHTGWSLLVHPDFLWNTPLAKKIKQYEYFGYSVHEALHLSDKEEKMIINIIKNIQNEYQSNIDKFSQDVIIAQIELLLTYSERFYNRQFITRKISNHKMLERLEKLLEDYFSNDSLSKKGLPTVHYVAENLNVSPNYLSGLLKLHTGQSTQQHIHDKLIEKAKEKLSTTSLSISEIAFELGFEHQQSFSKLFKTKTNVSPLEFRQSFN, via the coding sequence ATGGCAAATCAGCAACCTCATCGTATTAAAAGTATCAGCGAATTTCATGAATTTAGAGATTTGCCAAAGCCGGAACATCCGTTAGTCAGTGTTTATAATTTTGAAAATCTTAAACATCTGAACGAAGCAGAGCCTAAAAGTTTGATGCTTGATTTTTATTCCATTGCATTAAAACGTCACGCAAATGCAACCATGAAATATGGCCAGCAGGAATATGATTTTAAAGAAGGTGTTTTGCTATTTATTGCGCCGGGACAGGTTTTTTCTATAGAAGGAAATGCAGAACTTCAGCATACAGGATGGTCCTTATTGGTCCATCCTGATTTTTTGTGGAATACACCTCTTGCCAAAAAAATTAAGCAATACGAGTATTTTGGATATTCAGTTCATGAAGCTTTACACCTTTCTGATAAAGAAGAAAAAATGATTATCAACATCATCAAAAACATTCAGAACGAGTATCAATCTAATATTGACAAATTCAGTCAGGATGTGATAATTGCTCAAATCGAATTATTACTTACCTATTCTGAGCGCTTTTATAACCGACAATTTATCACTAGAAAAATCAGCAATCATAAGATGCTGGAACGTTTAGAAAAGTTACTCGAAGATTATTTTTCGAACGATTCTTTATCCAAAAAAGGATTACCAACCGTTCATTATGTTGCCGAAAATTTAAACGTTTCGCCAAATTATCTAAGCGGATTATTAAAATTACATACCGGCCAAAGTACGCAACAACATATTCATGATAAATTGATCGAAAAAGCCAAAGAAAAGCTTTCAACAACTAGTTTATCTATTAGCGAAATTGCCTTCGAATTAGGTTTTGAACATCAGCAATCCTTCAGCAAATTATTTAAAACTAAGACAAACGTTTCGCCTTTAGAATTCAGACAATCTTTTAATTAA
- a CDS encoding MBL fold metallo-hydrolase — MITTLLIILLTLGIALYFYLQHPKFGKAPSGERLELIQKSPQYKDGKFQNENFTPELAEGYGYFSVISDFLFKKVDRKIPTDLIPSIKTNLLELNVNQDVLVWFGHSSYYIQLEGKRFLIDPVFSGNASPIAGTTKAFKGTDIYTVDELPEIDYLLITHDHYDHLDYETILKLKPKVKKIICPLGVGSHFEFWGFPIQNIIEKDWHEKVELDENLTLYTAPSRHFSGRSFNRCNTLWTSFILESKDFKMYLGGDSGYDSHFANIGTKYGPFDIALIDNGQYNPAWKYIHNLPEDVIKAMKDLSTKRVFPVHSSKFSLSLHSWDEPLKKITELNTASEKPIPLITPMIGELVELKNEKQEFKQWWEGVR, encoded by the coding sequence ATGATCACAACATTATTAATTATACTCCTTACTTTAGGAATTGCACTTTACTTTTATTTACAGCATCCAAAATTCGGAAAAGCACCTTCAGGAGAAAGACTCGAATTGATTCAAAAATCGCCACAGTATAAAGACGGAAAATTTCAAAACGAAAATTTCACGCCGGAACTTGCCGAAGGTTACGGTTACTTCTCTGTAATATCGGATTTCTTGTTTAAGAAAGTAGATCGAAAAATTCCGACTGATTTAATTCCATCTATAAAAACAAATTTACTCGAACTTAATGTTAATCAAGATGTTTTAGTATGGTTTGGACATTCTTCTTATTATATTCAGCTGGAAGGAAAACGTTTTTTAATCGATCCCGTTTTTAGCGGAAACGCCTCGCCTATTGCCGGCACAACAAAAGCTTTTAAAGGAACCGATATTTATACAGTTGATGAACTTCCGGAAATCGATTATTTATTAATCACACACGATCATTACGATCACTTAGATTATGAAACGATTCTAAAATTAAAACCGAAAGTCAAAAAAATAATCTGTCCGCTTGGTGTTGGTTCGCATTTTGAATTCTGGGGTTTTCCAATTCAGAATATTATCGAAAAAGACTGGCACGAAAAAGTAGAACTCGACGAAAATCTGACACTTTATACCGCTCCGTCAAGACATTTTTCGGGTAGAAGTTTTAATCGCTGCAACACGCTTTGGACATCCTTTATATTAGAATCCAAAGATTTTAAAATGTATTTGGGCGGTGATAGCGGTTACGATTCTCACTTTGCGAATATTGGTACAAAATATGGCCCTTTTGATATTGCTCTTATCGATAACGGTCAATATAATCCTGCATGGAAATACATTCACAACTTGCCCGAAGATGTTATAAAAGCCATGAAAGACTTAAGTACAAAAAGAGTTTTTCCGGTTCATTCATCCAAATTTTCATTGTCGCTCCATTCCTGGGATGAACCTTTGAAAAAAATAACAGAATTAAATACAGCTTCAGAAAAACCAATTCCGTTAATAACTCCAATGATTGGCGAATTAGTCGAATTAAAAAATGAAAAACAAGAATTTAAACAATGGTGGGAAGGGGTTAGATAG
- a CDS encoding nuclear transport factor 2 family protein: MTKKYIAQEFLKLAANGHSHEAFRLYVGKNFKHHNAYFKGDAETLMLAMDESSRKNPYKTFKIHHALRDGDMVAVHSHVKQNSTDLGAAVVHLFKFESDKIVELWDLGQTIPKDIKNENGMF; this comes from the coding sequence ATGACTAAGAAATATATTGCTCAGGAATTTCTAAAACTGGCAGCAAATGGGCATTCTCACGAAGCTTTTCGACTTTATGTAGGCAAGAATTTTAAACATCACAATGCTTACTTTAAAGGCGATGCCGAAACTTTAATGCTGGCAATGGACGAATCATCACGAAAAAACCCATACAAAACTTTCAAAATTCATCACGCTTTACGAGATGGAGATATGGTTGCGGTGCATTCGCATGTAAAACAAAATTCAACTGATTTAGGCGCAGCTGTTGTACATCTTTTTAAGTTTGAATCAGATAAAATAGTAGAACTTTGGGATTTAGGACAAACGATTCCAAAGGATATAAAAAACGAAAACGGTATGTTTTAG
- a CDS encoding GNAT family N-acetyltransferase, producing the protein MNTSNYTIRNAFPSEFEEIGKLLISVYSQLDGFPKENEQPNYYKMLANIGDFTNYPETELLVAIDENNTILGAVVYFNDMKYYGSGGIATQEQNAAGFRLLGVDTNARGKGIGKFLTQECIKKATDNKRQQLIIHSTLAMKTAWKMYENLDFKRSEDLDFMQGELAVFGFRLKITS; encoded by the coding sequence ATGAATACCTCAAACTATACTATCCGAAATGCTTTTCCTTCAGAATTTGAAGAAATAGGCAAATTATTGATTAGTGTTTATTCGCAATTAGATGGTTTTCCAAAAGAAAATGAGCAACCAAACTATTATAAAATGCTTGCCAATATTGGCGATTTCACCAATTATCCTGAAACAGAACTTTTGGTCGCAATTGATGAAAACAATACTATTCTTGGAGCTGTTGTTTATTTTAATGACATGAAATATTATGGTTCGGGCGGAATCGCAACTCAGGAACAAAACGCAGCCGGTTTCCGATTGTTGGGCGTTGATACAAATGCTCGCGGAAAAGGAATTGGTAAATTTCTAACGCAGGAATGTATCAAAAAAGCTACGGATAATAAACGCCAACAACTTATTATTCACTCGACTTTGGCAATGAAAACGGCTTGGAAAATGTATGAAAACCTAGATTTTAAAAGGTCTGAAGATTTGGATTTTATGCAGGGAGAATTGGCTGTTTTTGGATTTAGATTAAAGATTACTTCATAA
- a CDS encoding AraC family transcriptional regulator — protein MEIRNLYHPFELQFLEVSEYEAKERKNTFFEMVFVLEGKGIQIINDHRLPYSNDKLFLIFPQDTHSFEVIEKTKFFFIRFHDSYLKTQSNDWIQKLEFIFHNHNHLPGCILKTVTDKPLLRAMVEALIREESSNFPQQQEVIKQILNTIITIAARNISLISPLILNQTNADSSLDLLNYVHHNIYRPEELKATKMALKFNVSPTYISEYFKTKTGQSIQQYTIAYKVKLIETRLKFTNMQINEIVYEFGFSDASHLNRLFKKYTGLNPSDYKKQFKN, from the coding sequence ATGGAAATTAGAAATCTATATCATCCTTTTGAACTTCAGTTTTTGGAAGTTTCGGAATATGAAGCCAAAGAACGTAAAAATACTTTTTTTGAAATGGTTTTTGTTTTGGAAGGAAAAGGAATTCAGATAATCAACGACCATCGATTGCCTTATAGCAATGATAAATTGTTTTTGATTTTTCCGCAAGATACTCATAGTTTTGAGGTTATAGAGAAAACGAAGTTTTTCTTTATCAGATTTCATGATAGTTATCTCAAAACGCAAAGCAACGACTGGATTCAGAAATTGGAATTTATCTTTCACAATCACAATCATTTGCCGGGATGTATTTTGAAAACCGTAACCGATAAGCCTTTGTTGCGTGCCATGGTAGAAGCGTTGATTAGAGAAGAAAGCAGTAATTTTCCGCAGCAGCAAGAAGTAATCAAACAAATTTTGAATACTATTATTACCATTGCTGCGAGAAATATTTCGCTTATTTCACCACTTATTCTTAATCAAACTAATGCAGATTCCAGTTTGGATTTATTGAATTATGTACATCATAATATTTATCGGCCAGAGGAATTAAAAGCAACAAAAATGGCGTTGAAATTTAATGTTTCTCCCACTTATATTAGCGAGTATTTTAAAACCAAAACAGGACAAAGTATTCAGCAATATACGATTGCCTACAAAGTAAAACTCATCGAAACGAGATTGAAATTTACTAATATGCAAATTAATGAAATTGTATATGAGTTTGGTTTTAGCGATGCGAGTCACCTCAATCGATTATTCAAAAAATATACCGGATTGAATCCGAGTGATTATAAGAAGCAATTTAAAAATTAG
- a CDS encoding aspartate/glutamate racemase family protein: MKKIGLVGGTSWVSTIDYYKFINEGVNKKLGGLQFAECLIYSLNFGDIQEKTWPNSYELILNACLSLKKSGVDAIVLCANTAHMHADKIEKEMGLPLIHIGTETAKAITHEKITTVGLLGTSFSMEMDFYKDRLKSFGLNVLIPESQETRNYIQQVLKEELGKGIINPDSKQNYIKIANELISRGAEGIILGCTEIPLLIDQTDFSVPVFDTTKIHSEAIVDFILS; this comes from the coding sequence ATGAAAAAAATTGGACTTGTTGGCGGAACCAGTTGGGTTTCTACAATCGATTATTATAAATTCATTAACGAAGGCGTTAACAAAAAACTTGGAGGATTACAATTTGCAGAATGCCTGATTTATTCTTTGAACTTTGGAGATATTCAGGAAAAAACCTGGCCAAACTCATACGAATTGATCTTAAATGCCTGCTTAAGTTTAAAGAAAAGTGGTGTTGATGCTATCGTATTATGTGCCAATACAGCTCATATGCACGCAGACAAAATCGAAAAAGAAATGGGATTACCCTTAATTCATATTGGTACAGAAACTGCAAAAGCCATAACCCACGAAAAAATCACCACCGTTGGGTTATTAGGAACTTCGTTTTCTATGGAAATGGATTTCTATAAAGATCGCCTAAAAAGTTTTGGATTGAATGTATTGATTCCCGAAAGTCAAGAAACCCGAAATTATATCCAGCAAGTTTTAAAAGAAGAATTAGGTAAAGGAATTATAAATCCGGATTCTAAGCAAAACTATATTAAAATTGCAAACGAATTAATCTCGCGTGGAGCCGAAGGTATTATTTTAGGTTGTACCGAAATTCCTTTGTTAATCGATCAAACTGACTTTTCAGTTCCTGTTTTTGATACGACAAAAATCCATTCAGAAGCTATTGTAGACTTTATTTTATCCTAA
- a CDS encoding NAD(P)H-dependent oxidoreductase, producing MNILIVYSHPSKKSYTFQVLEHLKSVLIKQSWNIEISDLYAMNFQSDMSEEEYEREGFAKTNLPVSKDVLAEHEKIEKADCIIFLYPVWWSDCPAKLKGWFDRVYSVGYAYGQNETSKPMKTIPLGLVICTAGHPNKFLEEIEMAQSMKTIMLEDRLGQRFKNKEMLILGGTLELEKVMEKHFSQLDELVEKIKKTVNINL from the coding sequence ATGAATATTTTAATCGTTTACAGTCATCCAAGCAAAAAATCATATACTTTTCAGGTCTTAGAACATCTGAAATCTGTCTTGATAAAACAAAGTTGGAACATTGAAATTTCTGATTTGTACGCAATGAATTTTCAAAGCGATATGTCTGAAGAAGAATACGAAAGAGAAGGTTTTGCAAAAACGAATCTTCCTGTTTCTAAAGATGTTTTGGCGGAACATGAAAAAATTGAAAAAGCTGATTGTATTATTTTTCTATATCCGGTTTGGTGGAGTGATTGTCCGGCAAAACTAAAAGGCTGGTTTGATCGCGTTTATTCGGTTGGATATGCTTATGGGCAAAATGAAACTTCAAAGCCGATGAAAACAATTCCACTTGGACTTGTAATTTGTACCGCCGGTCATCCAAATAAATTTCTTGAAGAAATAGAAATGGCACAAAGTATGAAAACCATTATGCTCGAAGATCGCCTTGGGCAACGATTCAAAAATAAAGAAATGCTAATCTTGGGCGGAACTTTAGAGTTGGAAAAAGTGATGGAAAAACATTTTTCACAACTTGATGAACTTGTAGAGAAAATAAAAAAAACAGTAAATATCAACTTGTAA
- a CDS encoding DoxX family membrane protein — METTSFLLLRLAIAISMFGHGLVRLPKLTTFSNWMIGSFENSMLPKFIVTPFSYILPIAEFAIGLLLLLGLFTKPSLIAGGVVMLALLFGTSMIENWEAVPSQLIHIAFFALLLHFIDSNSWAIDLLIKK, encoded by the coding sequence ATGGAAACAACCTCTTTTTTATTATTACGTCTCGCCATCGCCATTAGCATGTTTGGACATGGATTAGTACGCTTGCCAAAACTAACCACTTTCAGTAACTGGATGATTGGCAGTTTTGAAAATTCTATGTTACCAAAATTCATTGTAACACCTTTTAGCTACATTTTACCAATAGCAGAATTCGCAATTGGTTTGCTCTTATTGCTGGGACTTTTTACCAAACCATCTTTAATTGCCGGAGGAGTTGTAATGCTAGCCTTATTATTTGGAACATCAATGATTGAGAACTGGGAAGCAGTTCCGTCACAACTTATTCATATTGCATTTTTCGCCTTATTATTACATTTCATTGATTCGAATAGTTGGGCAATTGATTTATTAATTAAAAAATAA
- a CDS encoding TIGR00730 family Rossman fold protein, whose translation MKRITVFCGSSFGTEEIYKEQATLLGQTLAKQNIELVYGGANVGLMGAVADGVLNEGGKAIGVLPNFLRSKEIAHLGLTELILVESMHERKTKMNDLCDGVIALPGGFGTLEELFEMLTWAQLGLHKKPIAILNINGFYDSLIELTKTMVEKGLLKDANKNMLLVSDNIDDLLNQMKNYIPPTVGKWIDKDKS comes from the coding sequence ATGAAAAGAATAACAGTCTTCTGCGGATCAAGTTTTGGTACCGAAGAAATTTATAAAGAACAGGCAACATTACTTGGTCAAACATTGGCCAAACAAAATATAGAATTAGTTTATGGTGGCGCAAATGTTGGTTTAATGGGCGCTGTGGCTGATGGCGTTCTTAACGAAGGCGGAAAAGCAATTGGTGTTCTTCCGAACTTTTTAAGATCTAAAGAAATTGCACATCTTGGTTTAACCGAATTAATTTTGGTTGAAAGTATGCACGAAAGAAAAACCAAAATGAATGATTTATGCGATGGCGTTATTGCGCTTCCGGGCGGCTTTGGAACTCTCGAAGAACTTTTTGAAATGCTGACCTGGGCACAATTAGGTTTGCATAAAAAACCAATAGCAATTCTAAACATCAACGGATTTTACGATTCCTTAATTGAATTAACCAAAACAATGGTCGAAAAAGGTTTACTGAAAGATGCCAATAAAAATATGCTTCTCGTTAGCGATAACATTGATGATTTATTAAATCAAATGAAAAATTATATTCCGCCAACAGTGGGAAAATGGATCGATAAGGACAAATCATAA
- a CDS encoding polysaccharide deacetylase family protein produces the protein MSSRRNFIKQTGIIGMVGMMNPIETFSEVSKTAPLFTPQKTKWADGSRLIVSISMQFEAGGQPKNAESPFPQNIQKGYIDLPAATWYEYGYKEGVPRMLDNWDKLGVKVTSHMVGTAVLKNPQLAKEIVQRGHEAAAHGMSWSTQYTMPYDEEKKFIKDGVDAIKSVTGFTPVGYNANWLRRGTNTLEILQELGFKYHIDDLSRDEPFIIQVKNKDFAVVPYTIRCNDIVLIEGKNFSADQFLQQAKMEFDQLYAESETQRRQMSISFHDRIGGTPQMVKAANDLIKYMQQHQGVSFKRKDEIAEIALHDKTTIRE, from the coding sequence ATGAGTTCAAGACGAAATTTTATAAAACAAACCGGAATTATTGGAATGGTTGGAATGATGAATCCTATAGAAACTTTTTCAGAAGTTTCAAAAACGGCTCCATTATTTACGCCTCAAAAAACAAAATGGGCTGATGGTTCCAGATTAATTGTTTCAATTTCTATGCAATTTGAAGCTGGCGGACAACCCAAAAATGCAGAAAGCCCATTTCCTCAAAATATACAAAAAGGATATATTGATCTTCCCGCTGCAACCTGGTATGAATACGGTTATAAAGAAGGTGTTCCAAGAATGCTGGACAATTGGGATAAGTTAGGCGTGAAAGTAACGTCGCATATGGTTGGAACTGCGGTTTTAAAAAATCCTCAACTTGCCAAAGAAATTGTACAAAGAGGTCATGAAGCTGCTGCGCACGGAATGAGCTGGAGTACACAATATACAATGCCCTATGACGAAGAAAAGAAATTTATAAAAGATGGTGTTGATGCCATAAAAAGTGTAACCGGATTTACACCTGTTGGTTACAATGCAAATTGGCTTCGCCGCGGAACAAATACTTTAGAAATCCTGCAAGAACTTGGTTTTAAATATCACATTGATGATTTAAGTCGCGATGAACCTTTTATTATTCAGGTAAAAAATAAAGATTTTGCAGTAGTTCCCTACACAATTCGCTGTAATGATATTGTTCTAATTGAAGGAAAAAACTTTTCGGCAGATCAGTTTTTACAGCAGGCAAAAATGGAATTTGACCAACTTTATGCCGAAAGCGAAACACAACGCCGACAAATGTCTATAAGCTTTCATGATCGTATTGGCGGAACTCCACAAATGGTAAAAGCTGCAAACGATCTTATAAAATATATGCAACAACATCAAGGCGTAAGCTTTAAACGAAAAGACGAAATCGCCGAAATCGCTTTGCATGACAAAACAACGATAAGAGAGTAA
- a CDS encoding lactonase family protein, whose amino-acid sequence MKSKISFLVIAFFFALNAFSQNTYVFLGSYNRDKTAESIQVYQLDTINGKLSKITAVKNVVNPSYLTLSPNGKYLYACTETKTPNAGSVSSFEFNPENKTLTFLNSQKSGGENPVYVTVHKSGKWLVNGNYTEGSVSVHPLLENGKIDSLAQNFQYMDGSTNKERQERSHIHSTVFSPQNDYLFMPDLGADKIRCYQFEATQKQPLIETNHPFLKTDLEAGPRHFTFHPNQKFGYCIEEMAGAISVYQYENGVLTKIQRINTHPDNIKEGFESSDIHISPDGKFLYATNRGKENNIAIFSIAENGLLKSIGYQSTLGKHPRIFAIDETGKFLIASNVLTGNVVVFRRNSQTGLLKKVGKEVKMENVSCVQIKNI is encoded by the coding sequence TTGAAATCAAAAATATCTTTCTTAGTAATTGCCTTTTTTTTTGCTTTAAATGCGTTTTCTCAAAACACATACGTCTTTCTGGGATCTTATAATCGCGATAAAACAGCTGAATCTATTCAGGTTTATCAATTAGATACCATAAACGGAAAATTGAGCAAAATAACCGCTGTAAAGAATGTTGTAAATCCGTCGTATCTGACTTTGTCCCCAAACGGAAAATATCTGTACGCTTGTACCGAAACCAAAACGCCAAATGCCGGAAGTGTTAGTAGTTTTGAATTTAATCCAGAAAATAAAACTTTGACCTTTTTGAACAGTCAAAAAAGCGGTGGCGAAAATCCAGTTTATGTTACTGTTCACAAAAGTGGAAAATGGCTCGTAAATGGTAATTATACAGAAGGAAGTGTTTCGGTTCATCCACTTTTAGAAAACGGAAAAATAGATTCTCTTGCTCAAAATTTTCAATATATGGACGGAAGTACAAATAAAGAACGACAAGAGAGATCACACATTCATTCGACCGTATTTTCTCCTCAAAATGATTATTTATTCATGCCTGATCTTGGTGCCGATAAAATCCGTTGTTACCAATTTGAAGCAACTCAAAAACAACCCTTAATAGAAACAAATCATCCTTTTCTTAAAACAGATTTAGAAGCCGGACCACGACATTTTACTTTTCATCCCAATCAGAAATTTGGATATTGTATTGAAGAAATGGCGGGAGCAATAAGCGTATATCAATATGAAAATGGTGTTTTGACCAAAATTCAGCGTATAAACACACATCCGGATAACATTAAGGAAGGTTTTGAAAGTTCTGACATTCATATTTCACCTGACGGAAAATTTCTATATGCAACAAACAGAGGAAAAGAAAACAATATCGCGATTTTTTCTATTGCCGAAAATGGACTTTTGAAAAGCATTGGTTATCAATCGACTTTAGGAAAACATCCCAGAATTTTTGCTATCGATGAAACTGGAAAATTCTTGATTGCAAGCAATGTTCTTACAGGAAATGTGGTGGTTTTTAGGAGAAATTCACAAACAGGATTGCTTAAAAAAGTTGGTAAAGAGGTTAAAATGGAAAATGTTTCTTGTGTTCAGATTAAAAATATTTAA